The Pan paniscus chromosome 12, NHGRI_mPanPan1-v2.0_pri, whole genome shotgun sequence genome window below encodes:
- the ASPRV1 gene encoding retroviral-like aspartic protease 1 yields the protein MGSPGASLGIKKALQSEQATALPASAPAVSQPTAPAPSCLPKAGQVIPALLREAPFSSVIAPTLLCGFLFLAWVAAEVPEESSRMAGSGARSEEGCRQHAFVPEPFDGANVVPNVWLHRFEVINDLNHWDNITKLRFLKESLRGEALDVYNRLSPQNQGDYGTVKEALLKAFGVPGAAPSHLPKEIVFANSMGKGYYLKGKIGKVPVRFLVDSGAQVSVVHPNLWEEVTDGDLDTLQPFENVVKVANGAEMKILGVWDTAVSLGKLKLKAQFLVANASAEEAIIGTDVLQDHNAILDFEHRTCTLKGKKFRLLPVGGSLEDEFDLELIEEDPSSEEGRQELSH from the coding sequence ATGGGGAGCCCAGGGGCCAGCCTAGGCATCAAAAAGGCTCTGCAGAGCGAACAGGCCACAGCActgcctgcctctgccccagCAGTCAGCCAGCCGACCGCGCCTGCTCCCTCCTGCTTGCCCAAGGCCGGGCAAGTCATCCCCGCTCTGCTTCGAGAGGCCCCGTTTTCCAGCGTGATTGCGCCGACACTGCTCTGTGGGTTCCTCTTCTTGGCGTGGGTTGCTGCTGAGGTTCCAGAGGAGAGCAGCAGGATGGCCGGGAGCGGAGCCAGGAGTGAGGAAGGCTGCCGGCAGCATGCCTTCGTCCCGGAACCTTTTGATGGGGCCAATGTCGTCCCAAACGTCTGGCTGCACCGCTTTGAAGTCATCAATGACCTCAACCATTGGGACAATATCACCAAGCTAAGGTTCCTGAAAGAGTCCCTCAGAGGAGAGGCCCTGGATGTCTACAATAGGCTCAGTCCCCAGAACCAGGGAGACTATGGGACTGTGAAAGAGGCCCTCCTGAAGGCCTTTGGGGTCCCTGGGGCTGCCCCCAGCCACCTGCCCAAAGAGATCGTCTTTGCCAACAGCATGGGTAAGGGCTACTATCTCAAGGGGAAGATTGGCAAAGTGCCCGTGAGGTTCCTGGTGGACTCTGGGGCCCAGGTCTCTGTGGTCCACCCAAACTTGTGGGAGGAGGTCACTGATGGCGATCTGGACACCCTTCAGCCCTTTGAGAATGTGGTAAAGGTGGCCAATGGTGCTGAAATGAAGATCCTGGGTGTCTGGGATACAGCGGTGTCCCTAGGCAAGCTGAAGCTGAAGGCACAGTTCCTAGTGGCCAATGCGAGTGCCGAGGAAGCCATCATTGGCACTGATGTGCTCCAGGACCACAATGCTATCCTGGACTTTGAGCACCGCACATGCACCCTGAAAGGGAAGAAGTTTCGCCTTCTGCCTGTGGGAGGGTCCCTGGAAGATGAGTTTGACCTGGAGCTCATAGAGGAGGACCCCTCCTCAGAAGAAGGGCGGCAGGAGCTATCCCACTGA